One window from the genome of Babylonia areolata isolate BAREFJ2019XMU chromosome 11, ASM4173473v1, whole genome shotgun sequence encodes:
- the LOC143287403 gene encoding zinc carboxypeptidase-like, with protein MMEALESQGMDYTMGTPFQVLGYAASGGSFDWALQEKPGIYSYCYELRPRFISQGHFILHPDYIVPTGEEVLRSLLVLSQNI; from the exons ATGATGGAGGCACTGGAGTCCCAGGGAATGGACTACACGATGGGCACCCCCTTTCAAGTGCTGGGCT ATGCAGCGTCAGGTGGAAGCTTTGACTGGGCCCTGCAGGAGAAGCCTGGCATCTACTCCTACTGCTACGAGCTGAGACCCAGGTTCATATCACAGGGACATTTCATCCTGCACCCAGACTATATCGTCCCAACAGGGGAGGAGGTGCTCCGCAGTCTTCTCGTGTTGAGTCAGAACATCTGA